The following coding sequences are from one Capsicum annuum cultivar UCD-10X-F1 chromosome 3, UCD10Xv1.1, whole genome shotgun sequence window:
- the LOC107861853 gene encoding auxin-induced protein AUX22: MATEMEITELRLGLPGGIMEKNEKKRVYSEMTTSDRNSSSNVNVNVKCQNKNEVVGWPPVCAYRRKNSFNGREGSNKMYVKVSMDGAPFLRKVDLSTHKGYDELVMALEKLFDCYGIGEALEDADKSEFVPIYEDKDGDWMLVGDVPWQMFSESCKRLRIMKRSEAKVIGLGARDFLKGMSEK; this comes from the exons ATGGCAACTGAAATGGAAATTACTGAGCTAAGATTGGGCCTTCCAGGGGGGATAATGgagaaaaatgagaagaaaagggtGTATTCTGAAATGACTACTAGTGATCGGAACAGCAGCAGCAACGTTAACGTTAACGTTAAGTGTCAGAACAAGAATGAAGTTGTGGGGTGGCCACCAGTGTGTGCTTACAGGAGAAAGAACAGCTTTAATGGACGTGAAGGATCGAATAAAATGTACGTGAAAGTTAGCATGGATGGTGCTCCATTTCTGAGGAAAGTTGATTTGAGTACTCATAAGGGTTATGATGAACTTGTTATGGCTCTTGAAAAGCTCTTTGATTGCTATGGAATTg GAGAAGCATTGGAGGATGCAGACAAGTCAGAGTTCGTACCAATATATGAAGACAAAGATGGAGATTGGATGCTTGTTGGCGATGTTCCATGGCA AATGTTTAGTGAGTCATGCAAAAGGCTAAGGATCATGAAGAGATCAGAGGCAAAAGTGATAGGCCTTGGAGCCAGGGACTTTCTCAAGGGGATgtctgaaaaataa
- the LOC107864724 gene encoding uncharacterized protein LOC107864724, with the protein MVKQKFKNHKRKYSATEIRSDMKEDLGMDLTYIMCWRAKEQAIEYLRGKPSASYGKLPAYIHVLNTTYPGSHIRMKKHEDNEFLYIFIALTTFIQGFDHCRPMILVDASYLRGLYNGTFVAACTMDGAGHIFPLAYEIVDSENDAFWTWFFQNLKEAYGEREHMCVVFDRNPSIIKVVAGVYKNVPHYTCMWHLWVNVKKKIRKSHNALSEIFYTMAKSYSKSEFHNLMEKVEVVDVRVKNYLELAGYDKWARSCATVHRGWTLTSNIVESINAALVSARELPIYDFLEEVRLMFGRWNCENRQEALYTRTNLIEKFQAIL; encoded by the exons ATGGTGAAACAAAAGTTTAAAAACCACAAAAGAAAGTACAGTGCGACTGAAATCAGAAGTGACATGAAGGAAGACCTTGGTATGGATTTGACGTATATTATGTGTTGGCGAGCTAAGGAACAAGCAATTGAATATTTGAGAGGGAAACCTTCGGCATCATACGGAAAACTACCTGCATACATTCATGTTTTGAACACTACTTATCCAGGTTCACATATACGAATGAAAAAGCATGAAGATAAtgagtttttatatatttttatcgCACTAACTACATTCATACAAGGGTTCGATCACTGTAGACCTATGATACTTGTTGATGCAAGTTATCTTAGAGGACTGTACAATGGCACATTTGTAGCTGCATGTACCATGGATGGAGCCG GTCATATATTTCCATTGGCATATGAAATAgtagattctgaaaatgatgcattcTGGACATGGTTCTTTCAGAATCTAAAGGAAGCATACGGTGAAAGAGAACATATGTGTGTAGTTTTCGATCGTAACCCAAGCATTATAAAAGTTGTTGCTGGAGTGTACAAAAATGTACCACATTACActtgtatgtggcatctatgggttaatgtgaaaaaaaaaattaggaagtcACATAATGCATTGTCTGAAATCTTCTATACCATGGCGAAATCATACTCAAAGtctgaatttcataatttaatggAGAAAGTGGAGGTAGTTGATGTTAGGGTGAAGAATTACTTGGAGTTGGCGGGATACGATAAGTGGGCTAGGTCATGTGCAACAGTTCATAGGGGATGGACCTTAACATCAAATATTGTAGAGTCAATTAATGCTGCACtggtatcagctagagaactTCCAATATATGATTTTTTAGAGGAAGTTAGATTGATGTTTGGTAGATGGAACTGTGAAAACAGACAGGAGGCATTGTACACACGCACgaatcttattgaaaaatttcaaGCAATTCTCTAA
- the LOC107861854 gene encoding uncharacterized protein LOC107861854: MGKRRTTRKDQTPKNASVEGPHFQESEQQEAMASASLRSGRVRMKQEPKLAAASALPSAPPGFAPSNTSPSHRRNQTRKSLRAMLGRCESITVTPRSPIRHVKSSYPSRATGDFPAHLTTGTSIATEEKVEDSVHTEKNHHSVLTNHGVLGVENQKSAEHTQTTPSFPKLVSKANATEPEIKCDQSGELPTKRKVVDSSHSGLKHQSVLTNRAVVGTQTVPSIPEVVAEKYATLKKADVVSNSNATEPEIGSDQSDALPTKSMSLNLTKIAALMTDYSSDADEVESRPGHLSVAVGRYRVKEEAAPVLQKIFFKYGDIAMNCSFSSMIFSSSLLEFVCDVCKKLEETDFLSITLKEIRSMLAEVRDLESAKIDVGWLSRRLNEISQAKQLLWDSCKLKEAKARNLIVMERNKKDLEELKGELAACIASCRVLQERIRMKEDEFGIARSENEKIMLNFADLKAKVNSFLKKSLLHDLI, from the exons ATGGGGAAGAGAAGAACAACAAGGAAAGATCAAACACCTAAAAATGCAAGTGTTGAAGGACCCCATTTTCAAGAATCTGAACAGCAAGAAGCAATGGCTTCTGCTTCTTTAAGGAGTGGAAGAGTGAGGATGAAACAAGAACCCAAACTAGCTGCAGCTTCAGCTCTTCCATCAGCACCTCCA GGTTTTGCGCCATCAAATACGTCACCTTCCCATCGCAGGAATCAAACTCGCAAGTCATTAAGGGCAATGCTTGGTCGGTGTGAGTCTATTACTGTTACACCGAGGTCTCCAATTCGACATGTTAAG TCATCATATCCTTCACGTGCTACTGGTGACTTTCCTGCTCATCTTACCACTGGAACTTCCATAGCAACAGAAGAAAAGGTTGAAGACTCCGTGCATACAGAAAAAAATCATCACTCTGTTTTAACTAACCATGGAGTCTTGGGTGTGGAAAATCAGAAATCAGCGGAACACACTCAAACTACACCTTCTTTCCCCAAGCTAGTATCAAAAGCTAATGCCACAGAACCGGAGATCAAATGTGACCAGAGTGGTGAACTTCCAACAAAACGAAAGGTTGTTGACTCCTCACATTCAGGACTTAAACATCAGTCTGTTCTAACTAACCGTGCTGTCGTAGGCACTCAAACAGTTCCTTCTATCCCTGAAGTTGTGGCTGAGAAATATGCAACACTAAAGAAGGCTGATGTGGTTTCAAATTCTAATGCAACAGAACCGGAGATCGGAAGTGACCAAAGTGATGCCCTTCCAACAAAATCCATGAGTCTTAACCTCACAAAGATAGCTGCACTGATGACCGACTATTCTTCTGATGCTGATGAGGTTGAATCAAGACCTGGTCATCTGTCAGTCGCGGTTGGTAGGTATAGAGTTAAGGAGGAAGCAGCACCTGTTCTCCAGAAGATCTTCTTTAAGTACGGAGATATAGCAATGAATTGCTCTTTCTCTTCAATGATTTTTTCTTCATCACTTCTGGAGTTTGTTTGCGACGTCTGTAAGAAATTGGAGGAAACAGATTTCTTAAGTATAACCCTGAAGGAGATCCGATCCATGCTTGCTGAAGTTAGAGATCTCGAATCTGCCAAAATAGATGTTGGATGGCTCAGTCGAAGATTGAATGAAATCTCTCAGGCCAAGCAACTTCTCTGGGACAGCTGCAAACTGAAGGAGGCAAAAGCCAGGAACCTTATAGTGATGGAGAGGAACAAGAAAGACCTGGAAGAATTGAAGGGAGAGTTGGCCGCTTGCATTGCATCATGCCGAGTTTTGCAAGAAAGAATCCGTATGAAAGAGGATGAGTTTGGCATTGCACGTTCTGAGAACGAAAAAATCATGCTGAATTTTGCAGATTTGAAGGCCAAGGTGAACAGTTTCCTCAAGAAGTCCTTGCTCCATGACCTGATTTAA